The following proteins are encoded in a genomic region of Maribacter hydrothermalis:
- a CDS encoding HipA family kinase — protein sequence MNTLDIRTVDVVQYLQPLREGGSMPAIVKADDDFLYVLKFRGSGQGKKSLISEFIGGELARAIGLKVPELVFMNLEDSFRQTEPDEEIQDLLKFSVGLNLGLHFLSGAITFDPLISKADAITASKVVVLDSLISNIDRTAKNANLLYWHNELWVIDNGASFYFHHNWETWESHLSRTFPFIKDHVLLQQATALTEAASEIQQFITLEKITEIVSKIPEDWLTSESDVLNANEKRTAYIKFITTKLSMIDVLVKEAEDAR from the coding sequence ATGAATACACTTGATATTAGAACAGTAGATGTTGTTCAATATTTACAGCCTTTGCGGGAAGGCGGTTCTATGCCTGCTATTGTAAAAGCAGATGACGATTTCTTGTACGTGCTTAAATTTAGAGGGTCAGGGCAAGGTAAAAAATCGCTCATTTCAGAATTTATTGGTGGCGAATTGGCACGTGCTATTGGTTTAAAAGTACCAGAGTTGGTATTTATGAATTTAGAAGATTCCTTTAGACAAACGGAACCCGATGAGGAAATTCAAGATTTATTAAAGTTTAGTGTTGGGCTAAATCTTGGTTTGCACTTTTTATCCGGTGCCATAACTTTTGACCCGTTAATATCAAAGGCAGATGCCATAACAGCTTCAAAAGTTGTTGTTTTAGATAGTTTAATAAGTAATATAGACCGAACGGCCAAGAATGCAAATCTCTTGTATTGGCATAATGAGCTATGGGTGATAGATAATGGTGCAAGCTTCTATTTTCATCATAATTGGGAAACATGGGAAAGTCATCTTTCTAGAACATTCCCATTTATAAAAGACCATGTACTTTTACAACAAGCCACTGCCCTAACTGAAGCTGCATCCGAAATTCAACAATTCATTACACTTGAAAAAATAACGGAAATAGTTTCAAAAATACCCGAAGATTGGCTAACGAGTGAATCCGATGTTTTAAATGCGAATGAAAAAAGGACGGCTTACATTAAATTTATCACTACTAAGCTATCTATGATCGATGTTTTAGTAAAAGAAGCGGAAGATGCAAGATAG